In Phaeobacter porticola, one DNA window encodes the following:
- a CDS encoding IclR family transcriptional regulator: MQDRQILLLEAVAAAANPVSASELAKMTATPRASLYRHIAALLDCGFLEETETGNRYVLGMRFIKIALTGKSDTHVINAVSAVLQRIVKELDETAFLARYRGGRVDLIHTQIPSDPSVPYIYPGLGARPVHACSSAKAIAAFLAPELQGEIIDALPMRFTPQTQTDPDQIARELQRVRRDGYATCDGEIDVGVTSIAVPIIVDRLGAIFSMGVVGPSGRITPAIHNRILPSLTQEAIHAAAAIQHCSVVDAETTNANSLAAANERASQTH; this comes from the coding sequence ATGCAGGACCGTCAAATCCTCCTTCTTGAAGCGGTTGCAGCGGCAGCCAATCCAGTAAGCGCAAGCGAACTGGCCAAGATGACGGCAACCCCTCGTGCCAGCCTCTATCGCCATATTGCGGCACTGCTGGACTGCGGGTTTCTGGAGGAGACCGAGACCGGCAACCGCTACGTGCTGGGGATGCGGTTCATCAAGATCGCACTGACCGGGAAATCCGACACCCATGTCATCAATGCCGTCTCCGCCGTGTTGCAACGCATCGTGAAAGAGCTTGATGAAACCGCGTTTCTGGCCCGGTATCGCGGCGGGCGCGTGGATCTGATTCACACGCAAATCCCGTCTGATCCGTCTGTGCCCTATATCTATCCCGGTTTGGGTGCGCGCCCGGTGCATGCCTGCTCATCTGCCAAGGCAATTGCCGCCTTTCTCGCGCCAGAATTGCAGGGCGAAATCATTGATGCACTGCCCATGCGTTTTACGCCGCAGACCCAAACCGATCCCGATCAGATTGCCCGCGAGTTGCAGCGGGTCCGTCGCGATGGATATGCCACCTGCGACGGCGAAATTGATGTCGGTGTCACCAGCATCGCCGTGCCGATCATTGTGGATCGTCTCGGCGCTATTTTTTCCATGGGGGTGGTCGGACCATCCGGCCGCATCACCCCGGCTATTCATAACCGTATACTGCCATCTTTGACACAAGAAGCCATTCACGCTGCGGCGGCCATTCAGCATTGTTCGGTCGTTGACGCAGAAACAACCAATGCCAATTCACTGGCGGCTGCAAATGAAAGGGCCAGCCAAACGCACTAA